The genomic region GATCAGCACCAACCTCGATGAGCAGGTGTTGGCGCTGCAGAGCTCGATCGCCGACGTGAACCACCAGCTCGCGGATCACGCAACCCGGATCGCGGCCCTCGAGGCCCAGGACATCGGCTCGATGCAGAGGCGGATCCTCGCCCTCGAGCAGTCAATTCAGGCGTTGAACATCAAGATCGAGAATAACCGAGAGAAGATCGCATACCTGGAGAAGGCGATCGGTGGGTTCACGTCCGACCTACAGACGACGATCGGGACCCTCCAGGCCCGGGTGGACGACCACGAGGCGCGGCTGGCGACGGTGGAGACGACCGTGGTCGGCCTGGACGTCACGGCGCTCCAGGATGCGGTGACCATGGCCCAGGGAATGGCGATCGTCGCCCTGGTGGCGGGACTCGCGGGCCTCGTACTCGGCCTCCTCGGTGGATAGACAGGCAGGGGATGGGCGCGGCGAGCGGGCCGCGCCCTCTTTCTTTGCCGTTGTGCGTAACGAACGTTACACTAGCCGCGTGGTCGGGGAGGGGCAATGGGACAGGTCGGAGAGCGGCTGAGGGAGCGAAGGTTCCGTTACAGACTGAGCAAGCGCACCTCGCCGTTCAGCAACTCCAGCCGGGAGCGGGGGGGCTCCCGCCCATGACGGCCATCGTCCGCCTCACCGTCCACGGGTTCAAGTCGTTCCGGCGGCGGGTGACGCTCGACTTCTACCCCGGGTTCACCGCCATCATCGGCGAGAACGGGACCGGGAAATCGAACCTCCTCGATGCCCTCACGTTCGTGATGGGCCGTCGCTCCCGGTCTCTGCGCGCGGAGCGGATCGAGCACCTCCTCCACTCCCCGGCGAATGGGGACCCAGTGGACGAGGCAGAGGTGATCCTGACCCTCGACAACCGCGCGGGCACGTTCCACGAGCTCCTCCCCGACGCGGGCGACGAGGTCCAGCTCGCGCGCCGGATCAACCGCACCTCGTCCACCTACCGCATCCAGGGCCGCGTCGTTGCCGCCCGGGATGTGGAGGCCCTCCTCGATCTGGCGGGGATCGAGGCCGATGGGTACCACATCGTGGAGCAGGGGATGGTGATTGACGTCCTGGAGCGATCACCGCGCGAGCGGCGGGAGATCCTGGACGAGGTGGCGGGGATCGCTGCCTACGAGGAACGCAAGGCCCGGGCGATCGAGGAACTGGGGGAGGTCAAGGAGCGGCTGAACACGAGCCGGATCCTCCTCGCCGAGCGGCGGCAGCGGCTGGCCGCCCTGTACCGCGAGCGCGAGGCGGCCCTCGAGTACCAGGCGCTCGCTGCGGAGCGGGAGCGGATCGCGGCAACGCTCGCCTGGCGCCGGTTTTTGGGCCGCAAGATGGCCCTGGACAAGGCCCACGCCCAGGCGGCCCGCCTCCGGGACGCGGTGGCTGACCTGGCGGCCGAGGTCGAGCGCCTGGACCGGGAGATCGAGGCCCGCGAGCGAAGGGGCGGGGAGCAGCCGGGGGATAACGGGCTGGCGGACCTCGTGCGGGGGGTGGAGCGGCTGCGAGGGGCGCTCGCGACGAAGGAGGCCGAGGCCCGCCTCACCGAACGGGAGATCGCCTCCCTGAAGGAGACGATCCGCGACATGCGCGACCTCGCCTCCCGGCCGGACCGGCCGCCGGAGGCCGTCGAGTCCCTGCTCGCCCTGCGCTGGAACGGGGTGAAGGGGACCCTCAGCCAGCTCGCCACCCCCAAGGAGGGGATGGAGGTCGCGTTCGCCACGGCGGTGGGGGGCCACGCCCATGACCTCGTCGTCGAGACCCGCGACCTCGCCTTGAAGGCGGTGCAGCACCTCAAAGAGCACAAGGCGGGGCGGGCGCGGTTCCTGCCCCTCGACCGGCTCGCAGTGCCCCCCGTATCCCCCAAGGCCCGCGCCGCGGCCCGGCTCCCGGGGGTCCTCGGGCTCGCCGCTGATTTCGTGACCTGTCCCCCGGACGTACGTCCGGCCCTCCTCTACGTGGTGGGGGACACCCTCATCGCGGAGTCGCTCGAGGCGGTGCGGGATGTCCTCGGGGTGCGGGTGGTGACGGTGGATGGGGACCTCCTCGAACGGGGCGGGGCGATCCTCGGCGGTTCCCAGGCCCGGCGATCGGGCGTGGATCTCGCCCCCCGTCAGGCCCAGCTCCGCTCCCGCGAGCAGGCCTTGGCCCAGCTACGGGCGGAGATGGAGAAGCTCTCCGCCGAGCTCGCCACAGCTGAAGCGACCCTCGCCGCGCGGGCGAAGTCGGCAGCCAACGCCCAGACCGCGCGGGCGAGCGAGGAAAGCGATCTTCAACTCCGACGCGACCGGCGGCGGGAGGCATACCGGGAGCTCGAGCGGCAGCGGGCGAACCTCGCCCGCTACGAGCGCGAGGCCGCGGAGATCGAGGGCGAG from Candidatus Bipolaricaulis anaerobius harbors:
- a CDS encoding chromosome segregation SMC family protein; translation: MTAIVRLTVHGFKSFRRRVTLDFYPGFTAIIGENGTGKSNLLDALTFVMGRRSRSLRAERIEHLLHSPANGDPVDEAEVILTLDNRAGTFHELLPDAGDEVQLARRINRTSSTYRIQGRVVAARDVEALLDLAGIEADGYHIVEQGMVIDVLERSPRERREILDEVAGIAAYEERKARAIEELGEVKERLNTSRILLAERRQRLAALYREREAALEYQALAAERERIAATLAWRRFLGRKMALDKAHAQAARLRDAVADLAAEVERLDREIEARERRGGEQPGDNGLADLVRGVERLRGALATKEAEARLTEREIASLKETIRDMRDLASRPDRPPEAVESLLALRWNGVKGTLSQLATPKEGMEVAFATAVGGHAHDLVVETRDLALKAVQHLKEHKAGRARFLPLDRLAVPPVSPKARAAARLPGVLGLAADFVTCPPDVRPALLYVVGDTLIAESLEAVRDVLGVRVVTVDGDLLERGGAILGGSQARRSGVDLAPRQAQLRSREQALAQLRAEMEKLSAELATAEATLAARAKSAANAQTARASEESDLQLRRDRRREAYRELERQRANLARYEREAAEIEGELAALGGIAEPAGGGEQGSLEVLQARLRQAERRQAELGTVNLRAITDYDAFLAEFQDLKDRVATLDAEKHEIERFIGEIEAKKKEKFLATMETVSAELDRLFQVLFGGGEAHLALAEPGNIASGLLIAARPPGKEPRLLDALSGGEKTLVAIAFVLALAAGRPAPFYFLDEVDAALDRANSERLARLLREFAHQAQVVMISHNEEVVRYADRVYGVLLRDGSSAVVGMELEHARA